A single window of Leopardus geoffroyi isolate Oge1 chromosome D4, O.geoffroyi_Oge1_pat1.0, whole genome shotgun sequence DNA harbors:
- the BBLN gene encoding bublin coiled-coil protein, with product MSGPNGDLGMPAEAGVEGEDDGFGEAEYAAINSMLDQINSCLDHLEEKNDHLHARLQELLESNRQTRLEFQQQLGEAPSDASP from the exons ATGTCGGGCCCCAACGGGGACCTGGGCATGCCGGCGGAGGCGGGCGTGGAAGGCGAGGATGACGGCTTCGGGGAAGCAG AATATGCTGCCATCAACTCCATGTTGGACCAGATCAACTCCTGTTTGGACCATTTGGAGGAGAAGAACGACCACCTCCACGCCCGCCTCCAGGAGCTGCTTGAGTCCAACCGGCAGACACGCCTTGAGTTCCAGCAGCAGCTCGGGGAGGCTCCTAGCGATGCCAGTCCCTAG